In one Chitinophaga sancti genomic region, the following are encoded:
- a CDS encoding DUF1543 domain-containing protein, which yields MEQLKLFMILAGCKPAGRHTEQHDVFFGIASSLQEVIPALEAFWPEAKGNLHLDAFREVTLVDEMQVKVIPRAEKIAGGTQLYFINLGGYKENEMEEFHYKLLSTGKEKNEALKKAKATAFFKHTSFPGATSHIDDKYGVDIDDFALIEDILPENIRAQYALQISSAAPNAKPDQLHLGYFRLDRILKGQYASE from the coding sequence TTTTATGATCCTGGCAGGATGTAAGCCTGCCGGCAGACATACTGAACAACATGATGTATTCTTTGGTATTGCTTCTTCTTTACAGGAAGTAATACCTGCCCTGGAAGCTTTTTGGCCGGAAGCTAAAGGGAATCTGCACCTGGATGCATTCAGAGAGGTGACACTGGTAGATGAGATGCAGGTGAAGGTTATTCCCCGCGCTGAAAAAATAGCCGGCGGTACACAACTTTACTTCATTAACCTGGGTGGATATAAAGAAAATGAAATGGAAGAATTTCATTACAAACTCCTCTCTACCGGCAAAGAAAAGAACGAAGCCCTGAAGAAGGCGAAAGCCACCGCATTTTTTAAACACACAAGTTTCCCCGGTGCAACCTCACACATCGATGACAAGTATGGGGTAGATATTGATGACTTCGCACTGATCGAAGATATCCTTCCTGAAAACATCCGGGCGCAGTATGCCTTGCAAATATCATCCGCTGCTCCCAACGCAAAGCCGGATCAACTGCACCTGGGATACTTCAGACTGGACCGTATTCTAAAAGGCCAGTATGCCTCTGAGTAA